Proteins encoded by one window of Microtus pennsylvanicus isolate mMicPen1 chromosome 18, mMicPen1.hap1, whole genome shotgun sequence:
- the Nmb gene encoding neuromedin-B isoform X2 has product MTGRTRGSRLLRSLLLFVLFTAGVAPFNWDLPEPRSRASKIRVHPRGNLWATGHFMGKKSLEPPSLSLVGTAPPNIQRDQRLQLSHDLLRILLLKKALGTNPSGPASPIQYRGSLEPVLKK; this is encoded by the exons ATGACCGGGCGGACAAGGGGCTCTCGGCTGCTTCGCAGTCTCCTCCTCTTCGTGTTGTTCACTGCCGGCGTCGCTCCCTTCAATTGGGATCTCCCGGAGCCCCGCAGCCGAGCCAGCAAGATCCGAGTGCACCCCCGGGGCAACCTCTGGGCAACCG GTCACTTCATGGGCAAGAAAAGCCTGGAGCCCCCAAGCCTGTCGCTGGTGGGGACAGCACCTCCCAACATCCAGAGGGACCAGAGGCTGCAGCTGAGTCACGATCTGCTCAGAATCCTTCTGCTAAAGAAAGCTTTAGGCACGAACCCCAGTGGCCCAGCTTCCCCAATTCAG TACAGGGGGTCACTGGAGCCAGTACTGAAGAAGTGA
- the Wdr73 gene encoding integrator complex assembly factor WDR73 isoform X2, whose translation MELAEDWLVESLRLYQDFHAFDLSGATRVLEWIGEKGVFVAGFESSKKNEILHLILPLRLSVKENQGLFPERDFKVCHGGFSDRSVFDLKHVPDTRLLVTSGLPGHYLQVWQTGEDNDVIEAVRTIDVQDREESLWPRVSVFSSAAPGILHGTRLSGLRTVDIESQKITYSSGRLGLVDTRQKWAPLETLRPSPGSSGERWCADVRNQGQGPGPCIASLGSDGQLRLLDFRNLCHPVSSAQCPVSKPSPDPELLRVTWAPGLDNCLAISGFDGTVQIYDVTSWDGKESHVEPLFTHKGHIFLEGNEVDAALLVTTHTWHPCKPRTLLSAASDASLHVWDWVDLQASS comes from the exons ATGGAGCTCGCGGAGGACTGGCTGGTGGAGTCCTTGCGCTT GTACCAAGATTTCCACGCGTTTGACCTCTCAGGGGCCACTCGAGTCCTTGAGTGGATCGGTGAAAAAG GAGTCTTTGTTGCTGGTTTTGAAAGTTCGAAAAAAAATGAGATCCTTCATTTGATACTGCCGCTCAGACTCTCTGTAAAGGAGAACCAG GGTTTATTCCCGGAGAGAGATTTTAAAGTGTGCCATGGAGGATTTTCAGACAGATCTGTCTTTGACCTAAAGCACGTGCCAGATACCAG GTTGCTGGTGACCAGTGGCCTTCCCGGGCATTACTTGCAGGTGTGGCAGACTGGAGAGGACAATG aTGTCATCGAAGCCGTCCGCACCATTGATGTGCAGGACAGAGAGGAGAGTCTCTGGCCTCGGGTGTCTGTCTTCTCCTCTGCAGCACCTGGAATCCTCCACGGGACTCGGCTCAGTGGCCTGAGGACTGTGGACATAGAATCCCAGAAGATCACATACAG CTCAGGTCGCCTGGGGCTTGTGGACACCCGCCAGAAGTGGGCACCGTTGGAGACTCTCAGGCCCAGCCCTGGCTCTAGTGGAGAGAGATGGTGTGCAGACGTTAGAAACCAGGGGCAAGGCCCGGGGCCTTGCATCGCCAGCCTTGGCTCAGATGGGCAGCTCCGTCTCCTTGACTTCCGGAACCTCTGTCACCCTgtgagctcagcccagtgccccGTGTCCAAACCCAGCCCTGACCCCGAGCTGCTGCGAGTGACTTGGGCTCCAGGCCTGGACAACTGCTTGGCTATTTCAG GCTTTGATGGGACAGTGCAGATCTATGACGTCACATCATGGGATGGAAAGGAAAGCCATGTGGAGCCTCTCTTCACTCACAAAGGCCACATCTTCCTGGAGGGAAATGAGGTGGACGCTGCTCTTCTGGTCACCACCCACACCTGGCACCCTTGCAAACCCAGAACTTTGTTGTCAGCGGCAAGCGATGCCTCTCTGCACGTGTGGGACTGGGTGGACCTCCAGGCGTCCAGTTGA
- the Wdr73 gene encoding integrator complex assembly factor WDR73 isoform X1, which yields MELAEDWLVESLRLYQDFHAFDLSGATRVLEWIGEKGVFVAGFESSKKNEILHLILPLRLSVKENQGLFPERDFKVCHGGFSDRSVFDLKHVPDTRLLVTSGLPGHYLQVWQTGEDNDVIEAVRTIDVQDREESLWPRVSVFSSAAPGILHGTRLSGLRTVDIESQKITYSSGTSDSELLSSLQVLDADTFAFCGTSGRLGLVDTRQKWAPLETLRPSPGSSGERWCADVRNQGQGPGPCIASLGSDGQLRLLDFRNLCHPVSSAQCPVSKPSPDPELLRVTWAPGLDNCLAISGFDGTVQIYDVTSWDGKESHVEPLFTHKGHIFLEGNEVDAALLVTTHTWHPCKPRTLLSAASDASLHVWDWVDLQASS from the exons ATGGAGCTCGCGGAGGACTGGCTGGTGGAGTCCTTGCGCTT GTACCAAGATTTCCACGCGTTTGACCTCTCAGGGGCCACTCGAGTCCTTGAGTGGATCGGTGAAAAAG GAGTCTTTGTTGCTGGTTTTGAAAGTTCGAAAAAAAATGAGATCCTTCATTTGATACTGCCGCTCAGACTCTCTGTAAAGGAGAACCAG GGTTTATTCCCGGAGAGAGATTTTAAAGTGTGCCATGGAGGATTTTCAGACAGATCTGTCTTTGACCTAAAGCACGTGCCAGATACCAG GTTGCTGGTGACCAGTGGCCTTCCCGGGCATTACTTGCAGGTGTGGCAGACTGGAGAGGACAATG aTGTCATCGAAGCCGTCCGCACCATTGATGTGCAGGACAGAGAGGAGAGTCTCTGGCCTCGGGTGTCTGTCTTCTCCTCTGCAGCACCTGGAATCCTCCACGGGACTCGGCTCAGTGGCCTGAGGACTGTGGACATAGAATCCCAGAAGATCACATACAGCTCGG GTACCAGTGACAGCGAGTTGTTGAGCAGCCTTCAGGTTCTAGATGCGGACACCTTTGCTTTCTGTGGCACCTCAGGTCGCCTGGGGCTTGTGGACACCCGCCAGAAGTGGGCACCGTTGGAGACTCTCAGGCCCAGCCCTGGCTCTAGTGGAGAGAGATGGTGTGCAGACGTTAGAAACCAGGGGCAAGGCCCGGGGCCTTGCATCGCCAGCCTTGGCTCAGATGGGCAGCTCCGTCTCCTTGACTTCCGGAACCTCTGTCACCCTgtgagctcagcccagtgccccGTGTCCAAACCCAGCCCTGACCCCGAGCTGCTGCGAGTGACTTGGGCTCCAGGCCTGGACAACTGCTTGGCTATTTCAG GCTTTGATGGGACAGTGCAGATCTATGACGTCACATCATGGGATGGAAAGGAAAGCCATGTGGAGCCTCTCTTCACTCACAAAGGCCACATCTTCCTGGAGGGAAATGAGGTGGACGCTGCTCTTCTGGTCACCACCCACACCTGGCACCCTTGCAAACCCAGAACTTTGTTGTCAGCGGCAAGCGATGCCTCTCTGCACGTGTGGGACTGGGTGGACCTCCAGGCGTCCAGTTGA
- the Nmb gene encoding neuromedin-B isoform X1, whose amino-acid sequence MTGRTRGSRLLRSLLLFVLFTAGVAPFNWDLPEPRSRASKIRVHPRGNLWATGHFMGKKSLEPPSLSLVGTAPPNIQRDQRLQLSHDLLRILLLKKALGTNPSGPASPIQGVTGASTEEVMPITGGTQHGLECVHPGQLLNRTPAVAPSDVDPKLKCVTPLL is encoded by the exons ATGACCGGGCGGACAAGGGGCTCTCGGCTGCTTCGCAGTCTCCTCCTCTTCGTGTTGTTCACTGCCGGCGTCGCTCCCTTCAATTGGGATCTCCCGGAGCCCCGCAGCCGAGCCAGCAAGATCCGAGTGCACCCCCGGGGCAACCTCTGGGCAACCG GTCACTTCATGGGCAAGAAAAGCCTGGAGCCCCCAAGCCTGTCGCTGGTGGGGACAGCACCTCCCAACATCCAGAGGGACCAGAGGCTGCAGCTGAGTCACGATCTGCTCAGAATCCTTCTGCTAAAGAAAGCTTTAGGCACGAACCCCAGTGGCCCAGCTTCCCCAATTCAG GGGGTCACTGGAGCCAGTACTGAAGAAGTGATGCCAATAACGGGAGGAACACAACACGGCTTAGAATGTGTCCATCCAGGGCAGCTGCTGAACAGAACCCCAGCAGTGGCCCCATCAGATGTAGATCCTAAGCTCAAATGTGTTACTCCCTTACTGTGA